In the Pseudoliparis swirei isolate HS2019 ecotype Mariana Trench chromosome 21, NWPU_hadal_v1, whole genome shotgun sequence genome, one interval contains:
- the LOC130211949 gene encoding caprin-2-like — MNFAIFLFVLPFCGLTLAQKSNDAIVVEKITERQTCYPDMCEILKEFGAMTEKMRAMETRLKESETRLKDSETQILELKNQDFGAMTEKMRAMETRLKDSETRLTESETRLTECETQILELRNKERTKVAFSAAIGGESRAIGPFTTDKTLIYKREITNIGSAYSTFSGIFTAPIAGVYYFTFSYHAGGNNLVHLNLYKNNQVLVTAFDHQTVYDNADNGGNAVFVQLQQGDQVFVRLVANTHIWGNDALSTFSGCLVVE; from the exons ATGAATTTTGCcattttcttgtttgttttgcctttttgcGGCTTGACTTTGGCCCAGAAATCAAACGATGCCATTGTCGTGGAGAAAATAACTGAAAGACAAACATGCTATCCTGACATGTGTGAGATCCTGAAAGAGTTTGGTGCCATGACAGAAAAAATGAGAGCTATGGAAACCAGACTGAAGGAGAGTGAAACCAGACTGAAGGACAGTGAAACCCAGATTCTTGAACTGAAGAACCAAG ATTTTGGTGCCATGACAGAAAAGATGAGAGCCATGGAAACCAGGCTGAAGGACAGTGAAACCAGGCTGACGGAGAGTGAAACCAGGCTGACGGAGTGTGAAACCCAGATTCTTGAACTGAGGAACAAAG AAAGAACTAAGGTGGCGTTCAGTGCAGCAATTGGAGGAGAAAGTAGAGCCATTGGCCCCTTCACCACGGACAAAACTTTAATCTACAAAAGAGAAATAACAAACATTGGTAGTGCCTACAGTACATTCTCAG GTATCTTCACTGCACCCATTGCAGGCGTTTACTACTTCACCTTCTCTTATCATGCTGGAGGTAATAACCTAGTACACCTAAATCTCTACAAGAACAACCAGGTTCTCGTGACGGCCTTTGACCATCAGACAGTGTACGACAACGCCGACAACGGAGGCAACGCAGTGTTTGTGCAGCTGCAGCAAGGGGACCAGGTGTTTGTGCGCTTAGTTGCTAATACACATATTTGGGGAAACGATGCGCTCTCCACCTTCAGCGGTTGCTTGGTTGTTGAATGA
- the LOC130211868 gene encoding uncharacterized protein LOC130211868, with translation MDTEWRDIDDVFTAVADIVEEAKETALKPLKERRKVVKEEANGIRKELEAEINSLEKTISELDNISLLEDHILFLKTYPALQELDNLNDSTGLELDTSLSFGTLRKTTAAMLEQIQRKLEKLTSTELQRVPKFRVDVTLDRTTAHRRLVLSDDEKEVRDGGANRQFLEGLQDLAARQTFALGQLGLVTASQDPSELPTPEAQEPSELPTPEGQEPSELPTSKPQDPSELPTPEPQDPAALPTTHVPRDPSAEGRPWFPVTRCRYRPLIPGARRRKADPGSP, from the exons ATGGATACTGAGTGGAGGGATATTGACGATGTGTTCACTGCTGTTGCCGACATTGTGGAGGAAGCCAAAGAGACAGCTCTCAAGCcgctgaaggagaggagaaaagttGTCAAGGAAGAGGCGAACGGCATCAGAAAGGAGTTGGAAGCTGAGATCAACAGCCTTGAGAAAACCATCTCTGAGCTGGACAACATATCTTTGCTCGAGGATCACATCCTTTTCCTGAAG ACTTACCCGGCTCTTCAAGAGCTGGACAACCTCAACGACTCAACGGGGCTGGAGCTCGACACCTCGCTGTCTTTTGGCACCTTGAGGAAAACCACAGCAGCCATGTTGGAACAAATTCAACGGAAACTTGAGAAGCTGACCTCCACCG AACTTCAGAGAGTTCCAAAGTTCCGAG TGGACGTGACGCTGGACCGGACCACCGCCCACCGACGCCTCGTTCTGTCCGACGACGAGAAGGAAGTGAGAGATGGCGGGGCGAACCGCCAGTTCCTGGAGGGCCTCCAGGACCTGGCTGCGAGGCAGACCTTCGCCCTCGGACAGCTGGGGCTAGTCACTGCctcccaggacccgtcggagctgccgacccccgaggcccaggagccgtcggagctgccgacccccgagggccaggagccgtcggagctgccgacctccaagccccaggatccgtcggagctgccgacccccgagccccaggacccggcgGCGCTGCCGACGACCCATGTTCCCCGGGACCCATCGGCGGAAGGCCGACcctggttccccgtgacccgatGCCGCTACCGACCTCTGATCCCCGGGGCCCGTCGGCGGAAGGCCGACcctggttccccgtga